One Fusobacterium simiae genomic window, AATTAAAGGTGGAAAAGAAAGTCTTATTTTAGGAATTATATTTTCTATTATAACTTCAATTATTATTTTTATATTTCCTACATTTTTTATTTCTATATTTAACAAAAATCCCGAAATAATATTCATAGGTAATCAATACCTACGGACAGTATCAGCATTTTATATAGTGTTTTGTTTAATGCAGATATTAAATGGACTATTATTAGGTTATGGAAAATCTTTTGTCCCACTGATAGCTTCAATTACTTCTTTTTGTATGTTTCAAATTCCTATGGCTATTTTACTTTCAAAGACATCTTTAAGATATAATGGAATTTGGATTGCTGCACCAATAGGTTGGACAGGAGGGATGTTAATCCGTCTTTGTTACTTTCTGAAAATTTCTAAAAAAATAAAAAAGGGGGAAATCAATAAATGAAAGAAAAAATAATTTACACTTGCCCTTTAGAATTGACGCAAAAAATATTATCAAAAAAATGGACAGTAATTATTTTGTGGCTTTTAAGGCATGGGAAAGTTAGAATAAAGGATTTTAAAAATCAAATAAAAGATAGCAATGAAAAAATGATTATAGAACATCTAAATTATCTTATAGAAGAA contains:
- a CDS encoding winged helix-turn-helix transcriptional regulator; this encodes MKEKIIYTCPLELTQKILSKKWTVIILWLLRHGKVRIKDFKNQIKDSNEKMIIEHLNYLIEENLIEKKEYNVYPRKTEYFLTEKGEALLPILELMQNYGKKYYVK